One part of the Clostridium thermosuccinogenes genome encodes these proteins:
- a CDS encoding transposase, which translates to MRSTKNCISDITVAKHGIHDIITELVRKFNLDKFLFPEKYTLVFVAACMGIILFNNPTATYIAQKLYWVSHDAITRLLPLLSINNTNIMILFIQAIQSQTAGLGYLIIDDVIIRKPFGKSIFPTSYVYDHTNNRYVWGMHIVVLLWSNGWIKIPVAFRIWKPEEKCEEYHTKVELAIRMISFAHKFGLAAEYVTFDTWYSCKELLQKLSECGYHYVCMIKNNRKVLYNNRVNFNVKTISLLFSKKQYRYYPGTGFYIKALSVILPGVGNTMMAIVKNGYNASIQNTRFIITDLPGVAAQDILKKYLCRWDIEVFFRDIKQFLNFEKVQVRSIRKLEGHFSLVFITSVFVQILQIQNNLNTMGETISFLQDIVQVKVNGIVYIINVTSKDRTGKEVNTVSNPLATTIWDKLSA; encoded by the coding sequence ATGAGGTCTACCAAAAATTGCATTTCCGACATAACCGTTGCCAAGCACGGCATTCACGATATTATTACTGAACTGGTGAGAAAGTTCAATTTGGATAAGTTTTTGTTCCCTGAGAAGTATACACTGGTCTTCGTTGCAGCATGTATGGGTATAATCCTGTTTAATAATCCTACAGCAACATATATTGCGCAGAAGCTGTACTGGGTATCCCATGATGCCATAACAAGGCTGCTGCCGTTGCTTTCTATTAATAACACAAATATCATGATCCTGTTCATCCAGGCAATACAGTCACAAACGGCTGGTCTTGGATATTTGATCATCGATGATGTGATTATCAGGAAGCCTTTCGGCAAGAGCATTTTCCCGACATCTTATGTATACGATCACACAAATAATCGGTATGTCTGGGGAATGCACATTGTAGTCCTTCTATGGTCTAATGGTTGGATTAAAATCCCCGTGGCGTTTCGGATATGGAAACCGGAAGAAAAGTGTGAAGAATATCATACCAAGGTTGAACTAGCCATACGTATGATATCCTTCGCCCACAAATTTGGTTTGGCTGCCGAATACGTCACATTCGACACCTGGTATTCCTGTAAAGAGCTCCTGCAAAAGCTCTCAGAGTGCGGTTACCACTATGTCTGCATGATAAAGAATAACCGCAAAGTGCTGTACAACAACAGGGTTAACTTTAACGTTAAGACCATAAGCCTGCTGTTTAGCAAGAAACAGTACAGGTACTACCCCGGTACAGGCTTCTACATCAAGGCTTTATCGGTAATCTTACCTGGTGTGGGTAACACCATGATGGCAATAGTCAAAAACGGCTATAACGCATCTATCCAAAACACCAGATTTATCATTACTGACTTGCCCGGTGTAGCTGCTCAAGACATCCTCAAGAAATACCTTTGCCGTTGGGACATTGAAGTATTCTTCAGAGACATCAAGCAGTTTCTGAACTTTGAAAAAGTTCAAGTCCGGTCTATTAGAAAACTTGAGGGTCACTTCTCCTTGGTGTTCATAACTTCTGTATTCGTGCAGATTTTGCAGATACAGAATAATTTGAATACCATGGGTGAAACCATCAGCTTCCTGCAGGACATTGTCCAGGTTAAAGTCAACGGTATTGTGTACATTATTAATGTAACATCCAAAGACCGGACAGGTAAAGAGGTAAATACTGTCTCAAATCCTCTCGCAACAACCATTTGGGACAAATTAAGTGCGTGA
- the tnpA gene encoding IS66 family insertion sequence element accessory protein TnpA: MDKITNAKTEFRLKQWSKIIQACQTSGMTVVSWCSQNNVKIKSYYYWLRRIRTLACETGSLVPQKPEQEIVPVPFHQTKVSAAVTIHLPSFCVDIHDGTSRETIEAVLSALKSIC, encoded by the coding sequence ATGGATAAAATCACAAATGCCAAAACTGAATTCCGACTCAAGCAGTGGAGCAAGATTATCCAAGCCTGCCAAACCAGTGGAATGACAGTTGTCAGTTGGTGCAGCCAGAACAATGTAAAAATTAAATCGTACTACTACTGGCTGCGAAGAATCCGCACCTTGGCGTGTGAGACCGGATCACTTGTACCTCAGAAACCGGAACAAGAAATTGTCCCAGTACCATTTCACCAGACAAAGGTATCTGCAGCAGTCACAATCCACTTGCCTTCTTTTTGTGTTGATATACATGACGGAACTTCCAGAGAAACCATCGAGGCAGTTCTGTCGGCATTGAAAAGCATATGTTAG
- a CDS encoding DNA adenine methylase: MPETINPLRYPGAKRTLIDYIDDLLHENNLQGCCFIEPYAGSAVVGLELLQRKSIHSLILCEKDILIYAFWKSVFSLTDDLCERILNTPITIETWHQLNHYRQITDVNQASILDLGFAGLFFNRTNFSGILKANPIGGINQTSQYNIDCRFNKTRIISIIKHLAKYRDSVEVYCNDAIAFMKTQNARFLQESCFAYFDPPYYEKGSKIYRHFYTKQDHITLSKYVREVRHLDWLISYDDAPFICGLYSDTGAQYRPFFLDYSCASKIRTKGKELLISNLPLPPFPVGNAVQL; encoded by the coding sequence ATGCCAGAGACAATTAACCCCCTACGTTATCCGGGGGCAAAAAGAACACTTATAGATTATATAGATGATTTATTACATGAAAATAATCTGCAAGGATGTTGTTTTATTGAACCTTATGCAGGAAGTGCAGTTGTAGGATTAGAACTTTTACAACGAAAATCTATTCATTCGCTCATCCTTTGTGAAAAAGATATCTTAATATATGCATTTTGGAAAAGTGTATTTTCTTTAACTGATGATCTATGTGAGAGAATATTAAATACTCCTATCACAATAGAAACGTGGCATCAGTTAAATCACTATCGACAAATTACAGACGTAAATCAAGCCTCTATTTTAGATTTGGGTTTTGCTGGATTGTTTTTTAATCGTACAAATTTTTCTGGTATTTTAAAAGCAAACCCAATTGGTGGCATCAACCAAACCTCTCAATATAATATTGACTGTCGCTTTAACAAAACACGCATTATTAGTATTATTAAACATCTTGCGAAATATCGAGATAGTGTAGAGGTTTATTGTAATGATGCAATTGCATTTATGAAGACACAAAATGCTCGTTTCTTACAAGAAAGTTGTTTTGCATATTTTGATCCACCATATTATGAAAAAGGTTCAAAAATATATCGGCATTTTTACACTAAACAAGACCATATAACACTTTCCAAATATGTTAGAGAAGTTCGCCACTTAGACTGGCTTATTAGTTACGATGATGCACCATTTATTTGCGGACTTTATAGCGATACAGGAGCACAATATAGACCCTTTTTTCTAGATTACTCATGTGCGTCTAAAATCCGTACAAAAGGTAAAGAATTATTAATATCAAACTTACCATTACCGCCGTTTCCTGTTGGAAATGCGGTTCAATTATAA
- a CDS encoding sialidase family protein, with protein MDTRPVTVFEPGLGGSANYRIPSLISTKKGTLIAAIDARRDEPGDNPNNIDKVIRRSTDNGETWGDIQLLVDYPGRGRKEGSAAIDPAMLEDKETGTIWMIYCHTPGGIGLWNSSPGTGFDSNGYRLLYDESGNIYTLREEGEVFDASGKKTDMVVDRGGNVYIGNDKIGNIYLDRGPLLEARTSFLQAIYSKDDGLSWSEPIELNPQVKEPWMRFIGAGPGIGIQLTSPRYKGRIVFPIYYSNNPDNGEPRMSCCLIYSDDHGTTWKRGKSPNDGRVWEGSILDSRTLSIREAELTESQVVELDNGDLLYFMRNHSSKRRTAFAYSRDGGETWGEVDFFDDFADPICQSTVIKYPDIGDGKERLIFANPCHETQRINGTVRLSEDGGKTWPYSKVIDEGNYMYSCLTVLPTYEIGLLYEGRDDKIRFVKFTLDWIKSKY; from the coding sequence ATGGATACCAGGCCGGTAACAGTTTTTGAACCAGGATTAGGGGGTTCGGCAAATTATCGCATACCATCACTCATCTCAACCAAAAAGGGAACCCTAATAGCAGCAATCGATGCCAGGAGGGACGAACCCGGAGACAACCCAAACAATATTGATAAAGTTATAAGACGCAGCACTGACAACGGAGAGACCTGGGGCGATATACAGCTTCTTGTGGATTATCCCGGAAGAGGAAGAAAGGAAGGATCTGCAGCTATTGACCCTGCTATGCTGGAAGATAAGGAGACCGGCACCATATGGATGATATATTGCCATACTCCGGGAGGTATCGGCCTTTGGAACTCCAGTCCGGGAACCGGTTTTGACTCCAATGGTTACAGGCTTCTGTACGACGAATCTGGCAACATTTATACCCTGAGAGAAGAGGGAGAAGTATTCGATGCATCCGGAAAAAAGACGGACATGGTGGTTGATAGAGGTGGCAATGTTTATATAGGTAATGATAAAATAGGAAATATATATCTGGACAGGGGACCTCTTTTAGAGGCGAGAACTTCATTCCTTCAGGCTATTTACAGCAAGGATGACGGGCTGTCATGGTCAGAACCTATTGAACTGAATCCTCAGGTGAAAGAACCTTGGATGAGGTTTATTGGGGCAGGGCCTGGAATAGGAATACAGCTTACTTCACCCAGATATAAAGGGAGAATCGTATTTCCCATATATTACTCAAACAACCCGGATAACGGTGAGCCAAGGATGTCATGCTGCTTGATTTATAGTGACGATCATGGGACGACATGGAAAAGAGGCAAATCCCCCAATGACGGACGAGTATGGGAAGGCAGCATATTGGACTCCAGGACGCTTAGCATCAGAGAAGCCGAACTTACAGAGTCCCAGGTGGTGGAGCTTGACAATGGAGACCTTTTGTATTTTATGAGAAATCACAGCAGCAAAAGGAGGACAGCCTTTGCATATAGCAGGGACGGTGGAGAAACATGGGGAGAAGTAGACTTCTTTGATGACTTTGCCGACCCCATATGCCAATCCACAGTGATTAAGTATCCTGACATTGGAGATGGGAAGGAACGCTTGATATTTGCAAACCCCTGCCATGAAACCCAGCGAATAAACGGGACCGTTAGGCTGAGTGAGGACGGTGGAAAGACCTGGCCATATTCAAAAGTCATTGACGAGGGCAATTATATGTACTCATGCCTTACCGTGCTTCCAACATATGAAATCGGTTTGTTATATGAAGGAAGAGATGATAAAATACGTTTTGTAAAGTTTACACTCGATTGGATAAAGAGCAAATATTGA
- a CDS encoding HTH domain-containing protein, whose product MANKKFTPEEMSELRKSKYVLDVSPSTVHFSAEFKKEFWNALMQGKLPKDIVKSLGINPEILGEIRIGGLKTMIRNEVKKGNGFRDLNTYMQAGNGYMSAENRIKYLEMQLAYKEQEIEFLKKIVSLDPEAREL is encoded by the coding sequence ATGGCAAATAAGAAATTTACCCCAGAAGAAATGTCCGAGTTAAGAAAAAGCAAGTATGTTCTGGATGTATCACCAAGCACTGTACACTTCTCTGCGGAATTCAAAAAAGAATTCTGGAATGCACTAATGCAAGGGAAATTACCAAAAGATATAGTTAAATCTCTTGGCATTAATCCCGAGATACTAGGCGAAATAAGGATTGGCGGATTAAAAACAATGATCCGTAATGAAGTAAAAAAAGGCAATGGATTCCGTGACTTGAATACTTATATGCAAGCTGGAAACGGCTATATGTCAGCAGAAAACAGGATTAAATACCTAGAGATGCAACTGGCATATAAGGAGCAAGAGATAGAGTTTCTAAAAAAAATTGTATCTTTAGATCCGGAGGCACGGGAATTATGA
- the tnpC gene encoding IS66 family transposase, protein MQKINFTGLTPEQIEYVSTLEKIVENQQIRINQLTELLIKSQKALYGQSSEKRRYVLGEDNDQISLFNEAEVEANNKAEEPTVQTIVAAHTRKPKRTKEELAQTVPVVEVVCDLDEDKRSCGICQADLRYLGKEHVRDELEIIPAQVRVLRYIRFNYVCTVCEKETGDANIVKAPVPAPVMKRSLASASTVAYVMYQKYANGMPLYRQEKDWANQGVTLSRATLANWIIRPSHEWLEPMYNAIHKHLISEPLIHADETVLQVLKEPGRKATTESRMWVYTSGRSPTPAVLFEYQPTRSGQHARRFLEGFSGYLQTDGYSGYNAVPDVIHCGCWAHLQRKFEEAIPQGADTKTSKAAIGYDYCNRLFAMDKKWEELSAERRYEERLKNMKPLLDEFWEWVQQLNPLPNSNLGKAITYALNQKESLNRFLLDGRIELSNNRAENAIRPYVTGRKNWLFADTTRGAKASAIVYSMIETAKANQLNPYMYLVHLLTNLPSLKELTHESLTPYLPWSPELPSWCRNDSYKAP, encoded by the coding sequence ATGCAAAAGATAAATTTTACAGGGCTTACGCCAGAACAAATTGAATATGTTTCCACTCTGGAAAAAATAGTGGAAAACCAGCAAATCCGTATCAACCAGCTTACAGAGCTTCTTATCAAATCCCAAAAAGCTCTATACGGCCAATCCAGCGAAAAGCGTCGTTATGTTTTAGGAGAAGACAACGATCAAATCTCACTTTTCAACGAAGCAGAGGTCGAAGCGAACAACAAAGCAGAAGAACCTACCGTACAGACAATTGTGGCTGCCCATACCAGAAAACCTAAAAGAACAAAGGAAGAACTGGCACAGACAGTTCCTGTAGTGGAGGTTGTTTGTGACCTTGACGAGGACAAGCGCTCTTGCGGTATTTGCCAGGCTGACCTTAGATATCTGGGCAAGGAGCATGTCAGGGATGAACTTGAGATTATCCCTGCCCAAGTAAGAGTATTGAGATACATTCGTTTTAATTATGTGTGTACCGTCTGCGAGAAGGAAACCGGAGATGCCAACATTGTCAAAGCGCCGGTTCCAGCCCCGGTCATGAAACGCAGCCTTGCTTCTGCCTCAACAGTTGCTTATGTTATGTATCAGAAATATGCCAACGGAATGCCTTTATACCGGCAGGAGAAAGACTGGGCAAATCAGGGGGTGACACTTTCCAGAGCCACCCTGGCAAACTGGATCATACGTCCAAGCCATGAATGGCTTGAACCAATGTACAATGCCATTCATAAGCACTTGATTTCCGAACCCCTGATTCATGCAGACGAAACTGTACTGCAGGTATTAAAAGAACCGGGACGGAAAGCAACGACAGAATCGCGGATGTGGGTCTACACTTCCGGGCGAAGTCCAACCCCGGCTGTTTTATTTGAATACCAACCGACACGATCCGGCCAGCATGCCCGAAGATTTCTTGAGGGTTTTTCGGGTTACCTTCAGACAGATGGCTATAGTGGCTACAATGCAGTGCCTGATGTTATACATTGTGGATGTTGGGCTCATTTACAACGCAAATTCGAAGAAGCAATTCCCCAGGGGGCTGACACTAAGACTTCCAAGGCGGCTATCGGATATGATTATTGTAACCGTCTGTTTGCCATGGACAAGAAATGGGAGGAACTATCCGCTGAAAGGCGGTATGAAGAACGACTTAAAAATATGAAACCCCTTCTTGATGAGTTCTGGGAATGGGTGCAACAACTAAATCCGCTGCCAAACTCCAATCTGGGGAAAGCGATCACATATGCATTGAATCAAAAGGAATCATTGAATCGTTTCCTGTTGGATGGACGAATCGAGCTTTCCAACAATCGAGCCGAAAATGCCATTCGTCCGTATGTCACAGGCAGGAAGAACTGGCTGTTTGCCGACACAACTCGCGGAGCCAAGGCCAGTGCTATTGTCTACAGCATGATAGAAACTGCCAAAGCAAATCAACTTAATCCATATATGTATTTGGTGCATCTACTGACAAATTTACCAAGCTTAAAGGAATTGACGCATGAATCTCTGACACCTTATCTACCGTGGTCACCTGAACTACCCTCCTGGTGCCGTAATGATTCATACAAGGCACCCTAA
- the tnpB gene encoding IS66 family insertion sequence element accessory protein TnpB (TnpB, as the term is used for proteins encoded by IS66 family insertion elements, is considered an accessory protein, since TnpC, encoded by a neighboring gene, is a DDE family transposase.) codes for MLGDITRAEDIYIVCGYSDMRKSIDGLAAIIKETFGMDPFSPSLFLFCGRRRDRLKALFWEGDGFVLLYKRLENGNFKWPRTPEQARRLTQQEFRWLMEGLTIDQPKAIRKARTGEIY; via the coding sequence ATGTTAGGCGATATTACAAGGGCAGAAGATATCTACATTGTCTGCGGGTACTCAGACATGAGAAAGTCAATTGATGGATTAGCGGCTATTATCAAAGAGACATTTGGCATGGATCCCTTTTCTCCGAGCCTGTTCCTCTTCTGTGGGAGACGTCGTGATCGTCTCAAAGCTCTCTTCTGGGAAGGAGACGGTTTTGTACTGCTATATAAGCGTCTTGAGAATGGGAACTTTAAATGGCCCCGTACACCGGAGCAAGCAAGACGGCTTACCCAGCAGGAATTCCGGTGGCTGATGGAGGGTCTGACGATAGATCAACCCAAAGCAATACGAAAAGCAAGAACAGGCGAAATCTACTGA
- a CDS encoding ATP-dependent nuclease: MVEKLSIVQYRKIKNLEFEFSRGINVISGTNGTCKTSLLHIISNSFQLVNRSCSWLVDNSCLEIINKVNKVINPKIESLTRGDKQYNDPARGLKGALFTVKYFDRNPLNFRRHNSTLNNRYAVKPFYRKGTSDSLPRCPVIYLGLSRLFPFGEFQNDDEIESIKKSLPLTYQKEIADIYRQFTGLTISSTSPQKMGNIKIRSEFFSDHDGIDSNTISAGEDNLFILITALVSLKYYFNSIQSCNPVESVLLIDELDATLHPSLQFKILDLFSQYSHDYKIQIFFTSHSLSLIEYALHKNHNVVYLIDNITSVVKLDSPDIYKIRMYLYSITRDNIYLNKTIPIFTEDEEARLFLRILFDYYSTKNGEGFAKIRSFFHFVEANIGASNLLSIFEDTYLLKSTMQSICILDGDQSKKKDYKKCVITLPGAESPEKLIMDYSIQLYDNDDPFWTDETILHLGYTKLYFRDNILPDITNIKDKIQELHSQGKSTKGVTRELSKTVFKKHKQFFELLFKHWVNNFENEEQIESFYKDLKVMFKKVAEFHGINSKEWE; this comes from the coding sequence ATGGTTGAAAAGCTGTCAATTGTACAATATAGAAAAATTAAAAATTTAGAATTTGAATTTTCACGTGGCATCAATGTAATTTCCGGTACAAATGGAACTTGTAAGACTTCACTTCTTCATATAATTAGCAATTCCTTTCAATTAGTAAATAGAAGCTGCTCTTGGCTTGTTGATAACAGCTGTTTAGAAATTATTAATAAGGTAAATAAAGTAATAAACCCAAAAATTGAAAGTTTGACTCGCGGCGATAAGCAATATAATGATCCTGCTAGAGGTCTAAAAGGGGCGCTTTTCACAGTTAAATATTTTGATAGAAATCCTTTGAACTTCCGACGACATAATTCGACTCTTAATAATCGATATGCAGTTAAACCATTTTATCGAAAAGGAACATCAGACTCTTTGCCCCGTTGTCCCGTAATCTATTTAGGATTGTCGCGACTTTTTCCATTTGGAGAATTTCAAAATGATGATGAAATTGAAAGTATAAAAAAGAGTTTACCTTTAACGTATCAAAAAGAAATCGCAGATATTTACAGACAATTTACTGGGCTTACAATTTCATCTACTTCTCCTCAGAAAATGGGAAATATAAAAATACGTTCAGAGTTTTTCAGTGACCATGATGGTATTGATTCAAATACTATTTCAGCTGGAGAAGATAATCTATTTATCCTTATCACTGCTCTTGTATCTCTAAAATACTATTTTAACAGTATTCAAAGCTGTAATCCAGTAGAAAGCGTGTTACTAATTGATGAGTTAGATGCTACCTTGCATCCCTCCTTGCAATTCAAAATATTAGACTTGTTTAGTCAATATTCACATGACTACAAAATACAAATTTTCTTTACTAGTCATAGTCTATCTTTGATAGAGTATGCTTTACATAAAAATCATAATGTTGTTTACTTAATTGATAATATAACTTCAGTTGTAAAATTGGATTCTCCGGACATATATAAAATAAGGATGTATCTCTATTCTATAACTAGAGATAATATCTATTTAAATAAGACCATTCCAATTTTCACAGAAGACGAAGAGGCTAGATTATTTCTGCGAATTCTCTTTGACTATTATAGCACGAAAAATGGAGAAGGTTTTGCAAAAATACGTAGTTTTTTCCACTTTGTAGAGGCAAATATTGGTGCTTCCAATTTATTAAGCATTTTTGAAGATACGTATTTACTCAAGTCTACAATGCAATCAATTTGCATTTTGGATGGAGATCAAAGTAAAAAAAAGGATTATAAAAAATGTGTGATAACTTTACCAGGAGCAGAATCACCAGAAAAACTTATTATGGATTATTCTATTCAACTATATGACAATGATGATCCCTTTTGGACAGATGAAACTATTCTACATCTTGGTTATACAAAGTTGTATTTCAGAGATAACATTCTTCCTGATATAACTAATATTAAAGATAAGATTCAGGAGTTGCATTCCCAAGGTAAGTCGACTAAAGGTGTTACAAGAGAATTAAGCAAGACTGTATTTAAAAAGCATAAGCAATTTTTTGAATTGCTTTTTAAGCACTGGGTTAATAATTTTGAGAATGAGGAGCAAATAGAAAGTTTTTATAAAGATTTGAAGGTAATGTTTAAGAAAGTTGCTGAATTTCATGGTATTAACTCAAAGGAATGGGAATAG
- a CDS encoding IS3 family transposase codes for MIIPANAKYKIIQETVALHGNLLNVSVLCEIAGVSRSGYYHYLTTEEVRKQKEEQDQQDFLLIIEAYKHRGYDKGARGIYMRLLHQTPPVVMNIKKIRRLMKKYGLKCPIRKANPYRRIAKAIGTSYVAPNLLNREFEEHGPRKVLLTDITYIINGRAPRCYMSTIIDACTKELLAWVVSPSLEVDFVLETVNQLIEKHGISLTAETLIHSDQGSHYTSLSFIQLIKNSELRQSMSRRANCWDNAPQESFFGHMKDEIHIEECNTYEEILSAITDWTEYYNYERYQWDLAKLSPAEYYKYLTTGEYPLNIPKPNGFKES; via the coding sequence ATGATCATTCCTGCAAATGCCAAGTATAAAATCATACAAGAAACAGTAGCACTGCATGGGAATCTTTTAAATGTTTCTGTCCTGTGCGAAATCGCTGGTGTTTCTAGATCCGGCTATTATCACTATCTCACTACAGAAGAAGTTAGAAAACAGAAAGAAGAACAGGATCAACAGGATTTTCTTCTCATCATAGAAGCATATAAACACAGAGGATATGATAAGGGTGCACGTGGGATTTATATGAGATTACTGCATCAGACTCCACCGGTTGTCATGAACATAAAAAAGATTCGGCGTCTTATGAAGAAGTATGGATTAAAATGCCCAATTCGCAAAGCAAATCCATACAGACGTATAGCAAAAGCGATAGGTACTTCCTATGTCGCTCCAAATCTCCTGAATCGCGAGTTTGAGGAACATGGACCACGGAAAGTTCTGCTTACAGATATCACATATATTATTAACGGTAGAGCACCTAGATGCTATATGTCTACTATTATAGATGCCTGTACAAAAGAACTCCTAGCATGGGTAGTGAGTCCATCTTTGGAAGTTGATTTTGTACTTGAGACAGTGAATCAGCTCATTGAAAAACATGGGATTTCCTTAACGGCAGAAACCCTAATCCACAGTGATCAAGGGTCACATTACACTAGTCTTAGTTTTATACAGCTGATTAAAAACAGCGAATTAAGGCAGTCAATGTCCAGAAGGGCAAACTGCTGGGATAACGCTCCGCAAGAGTCCTTCTTCGGACATATGAAGGATGAAATTCATATCGAAGAGTGTAACACTTATGAAGAAATCCTATCAGCAATAACTGACTGGACAGAGTATTATAACTACGAAAGATATCAATGGGATTTAGCAAAGCTATCTCCTGCAGAGTATTACAAATATTTAACAACTGGCGAGTATCCACTAAATATACCCAAGCCAAATGGATTCAAGGAGAGCTGA
- a CDS encoding exodeoxyribonuclease III: MPRFISWNVNGLRACMEKGFLDFFNSADADVFCIQETKLQEGQIQFNPEGYHQYWNYAQKKGYSGTAVFSRIKPISVAYGINIDEHDQEGRVITLEFEEYYLVNVYTPNAKRELERLDYRMKWEDDFRNYLKHLDAKKPVIVCGDLNVAHKEIDLKNPSSNRRNAGFTDEERGKFTELLNAGFIDTYRYFYPEKTGAYTWWSYMFNARAKNAGWRIDYFCVSERLKDKLLDAIIHSDILGSDHCPVELVLK, from the coding sequence ATGCCAAGATTTATTTCATGGAATGTAAACGGACTTAGAGCTTGTATGGAAAAAGGCTTCCTTGATTTTTTTAATAGCGCAGATGCCGATGTTTTCTGCATACAGGAAACCAAGCTGCAGGAAGGCCAGATTCAGTTCAATCCGGAAGGATACCACCAGTATTGGAATTACGCCCAAAAAAAGGGATATTCGGGTACAGCTGTTTTCTCCCGCATTAAACCTATCTCTGTTGCTTATGGTATAAATATTGATGAACATGACCAGGAAGGGAGAGTAATTACCCTTGAGTTTGAGGAATATTATCTTGTCAATGTTTATACTCCAAACGCAAAGAGGGAGTTGGAGCGGCTGGACTACAGAATGAAATGGGAGGATGATTTCAGAAACTATCTGAAACATTTGGATGCTAAAAAGCCTGTAATAGTCTGTGGCGATTTGAACGTTGCCCATAAAGAGATAGATCTTAAAAACCCGTCATCCAACCGTAGAAATGCCGGCTTTACCGATGAGGAGAGGGGTAAATTCACCGAGCTATTGAATGCCGGGTTCATCGATACATATCGTTACTTCTATCCTGAAAAGACAGGAGCATATACCTGGTGGTCCTACATGTTTAATGCCAGAGCAAAAAATGCAGGATGGCGCATTGACTACTTTTGCGTATCTGAAAGGCTTAAGGACAAGCTTTTGGACGCGATAATACATTCTGACATATTAGGCTCGGATCATTGTCCTGTAGAGCTTGTGCTAAAATAG